The following are from one region of the Georgenia sp. M64 genome:
- a CDS encoding helix-turn-helix domain-containing protein, with the protein MTTNSTPGGGLEPLMSIDALSELLGVPVNTIKDWRTKGQGPVAYKIGNHLRYAAQDVRAWLERCREESAGVAPPPGRR; encoded by the coding sequence ATGACGACCAACTCCACGCCTGGCGGCGGGCTTGAGCCGCTGATGAGCATCGACGCGCTCTCCGAGCTGCTCGGGGTGCCGGTCAACACGATCAAGGACTGGCGCACCAAGGGTCAGGGACCGGTTGCCTACAAGATCGGCAACCACCTGCGCTACGCCGCCCAAGACGTGCGGGCCTGGTTGGAGCGTTGCCGCGAAGAGTCGGCCGGTGTCGCGCCGCCACCCGGGCGGCGGTGA